The Arachis hypogaea cultivar Tifrunner chromosome 16, arahy.Tifrunner.gnm2.J5K5, whole genome shotgun sequence genome contains a region encoding:
- the LOC140180282 gene encoding protein FAR-RED IMPAIRED RESPONSE 1-like, translating into MGGNAPKGFLTDQCASMKRALEACMPTTVHRWCIWHIMKKIPSKLNGYKGHADIEQEMSQVVWNSQSKDSFDRNWNDFLLNFGLGDNKWLSDLYEDRHIWVPIYLDHHFWAGMRSTQRSESMHSFFNKYITRNSSLIQFVKQYDNCLGSREQAERESDAADFHTVIPCATKSCIEAQFQDAYTHAKFREVQAQFRGKANCITRLKNSALGYSVYEVGEQVSSSIFNKFVVTYDSVAAEVKCHCLLFESRGILCRHALSVLSFEQVSQVSPRYILERWSKKVKRRHTHIKSSHDEPLMEPRSKRFDQLVFRSQNICEFASESEELTAILHRAYDNVMAEMEALKAKRKGTSSLSHEDANLESVNELQSPPRIRTRGRPKNRLGSKLEKQIANATKKKKTKVLSEINLFDAASAAHSNCSQYQGHVMSYQFRVPAAGDNWLGV; encoded by the exons atgggaggaaacgctccgaaagggtttctcaccgatcagtgcgcatccatgaaaagggctttagaggcctgtatgccaacaacagttcaccgctggtgcatttggcacatcatgaagaagattccaagcaaattaaacgggtacaagggacatgccgatatcgaacaagaaatgagccaagttgtttggaactctcaaagcaaagactcattcgataggaattggaacgattttctgctgaattttggtcttggggacaacaagtggctttcag atctgtacgaagaccgtcacatatgggttcctatctatctggatcaccatttctgggcagggatgagaagcacacaaaggagcgagagcatgcattcattttttaacaagtatatcacccggaacagctcgcttattcagttcgtcaaacaatacgataattgcctcggaagcagggagcaagcagagagagaatcagatgctgcagattttcatacggtcataccgtgtgcaacgaAATCctgcattgaagctcagtttcaagatgcatacactcacgcaaagtttagggaagtccaagcgcaattcagaggaaaggcgaattgcatcaccagactgaagaattccgctctaggctattcagtatacgaagtcggagaacaagtttccagctcaatattcaacaagttcgtggttacttacgactcggttgcagccgaggtaaaatgccattgcttattattcgagtcgagagggatactgtgccgtcacgcactaagcgtgttaagcttcgaacaagtaagccaagtgtcaccgagatacatactggaacgatggagcaagaaggtaaagaggcgacacacacacatcaagagcagccacgacgagccactaatggagccaagaagcaagaggttcgaccaattggtttttcgttcgcaaaatatatgcgaatttgcctccgaatcggaggagctgactgcaattctgcaccgcgcgtacgataacgtcatggccgagatggaagcattaaaagccaaaaggaaggggacatcttctttatcccacgaagacgccaacttggaatccgttaacgagcttcaaagcccgccaaggattcgaacaagaggacgtccaaaaaacaggctaggttcaaagctggagaaacagatcgcaaatgccacaaagaagaagaagacgaaagttttaagcgag ataaacctgtttgatgctgcatcagcggcgcattcaaattgcagccaatatcaaggacacgttatgagttatcagttcagggtaccagcagcaggggataactggttgggtgtatag
- the LOC112754083 gene encoding uncharacterized protein isoform X2 yields the protein MADSSTSSTSSTSQNASKPRKRSQFRAKIKVQKIEIVVRNLHQNNIKLYVKNLKRKRSKYTQHKMAARNQTKDLKCATHLLSDKFRNMAEEKKAIVRDLGFGGLMHVPPLRVDHQLLRELANNFKLGENKLKTGYGSFQITPKTIGDALGINATGNLFPEKVEYKQLYKQLSDDDKIIYRRFQGKTLKSLTDEMMEIGVGSEEERLMFKRIFILYIQMAFLLPTTINKISPVHLAPIFKMDGISERNWGAHVLTFLIKGITDYQDKKKKAIDGCLFALMIIYFHLSENKGKKRAERPPKPWIANWTKEKLVERMTAEKEETLGIVKMAETRAREKMKEKEKKEKTQEIKKTKKRKASPTSSSETETATDSDTTTSESESQQDSEDSARKHPIKKGKKMDSRKRKQRQEEPDSDSESESEQSDESEESSPAEKEKEKKKTKTTPKKTQPKKKKVLVEDSPPKEDQYFDGETYEISSDELDEWLGQNVDKSAAEGENQPDLRSTEGRYVSSETIPAVNLGTDAPSSQGNTEQSSVNQPSQSMLSPSDSNMMVVREQTPSEALAIVPIQVFVPASQTTTETDFEPTPMLQIEGTTETTPETPKQLQETTPTVPPAPTKVHPDAEDAAALLMMARTASYVPKTDPGVPSFSLGLTDSSQEGASTQETEMEKSPEAANLIEQLDSLVQRIASSATKGKNTSPQIQRETGGESSAKFETPRGLYQITDDMKQKCYIWGTRLKEDADGNTNEYEEMCTLIGQGEYILMRMHLASLQAKSDIESQIVSAVCLILNNKNEKRFQEQIYCLPPDIVCMALSDHPNGEFVSPKTKKEFRVEAYPSFIPFIDRKKLTSHPYIFAPVCYAGHWWLWLINTRKRKCQILDPLHKIAPTDERKTINKFTGYVFSRLITYAGGKPLQKGEREKEIKSPYVKISGQKTSYDCAVYVMKWMEIIEPENIKKGKYQWDNWPQEEVDHYRVEYASRILFSEMNTQRDQAIRESSAIRLSKPSSILLSPFCQINSTDIESG from the exons atggcagactcttccacttcctccacttcttccacttctcaaaacgCTTCGAAACCAAGGAAACGCTCCCAATTTCGAGcaaaaatcaaagttcaaaaaATAGAAATCGTTGTTCGAAACCTCCATCAAAACAACATCAAACTCTACgtgaagaatctgaagagaaAACGAAGCAAATACACTCAAC acaaaatggcagcaagaaaccaaacgaaagaccttaagtgtgccacacatctcctgagtgataagttcagaaacatgGCTGAGGAGAAGAAGGCAATTGTCAGGGATCTCGGATTTGGTGGGTTGATGCACGTCCCACCTctaagggtggatcaccaactcttaagggaactggcaaacaacttcaaacttggggagaacaaactgaagacaggatatggttctttccaaataacaccaaagacaataggtgatgcgcttggcatcaatgcaacag gaaatctgtttcctgagaaagttgagtataagCAACTTTATAAGCaactttctgatgatgacaaaataatttatagaagattccagggtaagaccctcaaaagtcttaccgatgaaatgatggaaatcggcgttggcagcgaagaggaacgcctgatgttcaagaggatattcatcctctacatacagatggcgttccttttgccaacgacgataaacaaaatatcgcccgtgcacctcgccccaatttttaagatggacggcataTCGGAGAGAAACTGGGGGGCGCATGTTTTGACCTTCTTGATCAAAGGCATCACAGACTACCAGgataagaagaagaaggcaattgatggctgcctctttgccctcatgataatatactttcatctttctgaaaacaaaggcaagaagagggccgaaagaccaccaaagccttggattgccaactggactaaggagaagttggtggaaagaatgactgcagaaaaagaagaaactttg gggattgtgaagatggcggagacaagagcaagagaaaaaatgaaagaaaaagaaaaaaaagaaaaaacacaagaaatcaaaaaaacaaaaaaaaggaaggcgagtccaacatcgtcttcggagacagaaacagctactgacagtgacactactacctctgagtctgagagtCAACAAGACTCGGAGGATTCAGCAAGAAAACACCccatcaaaaaggggaaaaa aatggactccagaaaaagaaagcagaggcaagaggagccagattctgattcagaatctgaatctgaacaaagtgatga gagtgaagaatcatcacctgcagagaaggagaaggaaaagaaaaaaacaaaaacaacaccaaaaaa aacacaaccaaaaaagaaaaaagttctcgtggaggattcacctcctaAAGAAGACCAATACTTtgacgg tgagacatatgaaatatcaagtgatgAACTGGATGAATGGCTAGGGCAAAACgttgataaatctgctgcagaggg GGAGAACCAacctgacctgcgatcgacagaaggtcgctatgtgtcgtctgaaac aataccggctgtgaacttgggaactgatgctccttcctctcaaggaaacacagaacagagtagtgtaaaccagccgtcacagagcat gttgagtccgtctgattcgaatatgatggttgtgagggaacagacaccgtccgaagcgcttgcaat agtcccgattcaggtttttgtgccggcatcccaaacaaccacagagacagattttgaaccaacccctatgctacagattgaagggactacagaaac cactcctgaaacccccaaacaacttcaagagaccacacccacggttcccccagctccaactaaagt tcatccagacgcagaagacgctgctgccctgttgatgatggcacggacagcttCCTATGTTCCGAAAACAGATCCAggggtgccatcattcagccttggattgactgattcaagccaggagggggcgtcaacgcaggagacagaaaTGGAAAAATCTCCAGAAGCTGCGAATTTGATAGAACAATTGGACAGTTTGGTCCAAAGAATAGCAAGCAGCGCGACGAAGGGAAAAAACACaagtccacaaattcagagggagactgggggagaaagttctgcaaagtttgaaactcctcGGGGATTATATCAGATtacggatgatatgaaacaaaagtgctacatctgggggacgagactgaaggaagatgcagatggcaatactaacgagtatgaggagatgtgcactctgattggccaaggagaatacattttgatgagaatgcaccttgcttccctccaggcaaaaagtgatatagaatctcag attgtatctgccgtctgcctcatcctcaacaacaaaaatgaaaagagatttcaagaacaaatatactgtctcccccccgatattgtg TGCATGGCGCTTTCGGATCACCCAAACGGGGAATTCGTATCACCAAAAACGAAAaaggaattcagggtggaagcctacccgagtttcattcccttcatagatagaaaaaaattgacttcgcacccatat atttttgcccCTGTCTGCTACGCCgggcattggtggttatggctgataaatacaagaaagcggaaatgtcaaatacttgacccgctacacaaaatAGCTCCCACTGATGAGAGAAAGAccattaataaattcact GGATAcgtattttcaagattgataacatatgccggCGGGAAACCTCTTCAGAAAGGGGAGAGggagaaggaaattaaatcaccatatgttaaaatatcaggccaaaaaacaag ctatgactgcgctgTGTACGTTATGAAATGGATGGAGATAATTGAGCCAgaaaacatcaaaaaggggaagtatcaatgggataattggccacag gaggaggtggaccactatagagtggaaTACGCATCCCGTatactattcagtgagatgaatacACAGAGAGATCaggcaattagagagagtagtgctataaggctgtcgaagccatcctctaTATTATTAAGTCCATTTTGTCAGATTAATTCTACTGATATAGAAAgtgggtag
- the LOC112754083 gene encoding uncharacterized protein isoform X1 has product MADSSTSSTSSTSQNASKPRKRSQFRAKIKVQKIEIVVRNLHQNNIKLYVKNLKRKRSKYTQHKMAARNQTKDLKCATHLLSDKFRNMAEEKKAIVRDLGFGGLMHVPPLRVDHQLLRELANNFKLGENKLKTGYGSFQITPKTIGDALGINATGNLFPEKVEYKQLYKQLSDDDKIIYRRFQGKTLKSLTDEMMEIGVGSEEERLMFKRIFILYIQMAFLLPTTINKISPVHLAPIFKMDGISERNWGAHVLTFLIKGITDYQDKKKKAIDGCLFALMIIYFHLSENKGKKRAERPPKPWIANWTKEKLVERMTAEKEETLGIVKMAETRAREKMKEKEKKEKTQEIKKTKKRKASPTSSSETETATDSDTTTSESESQQDSEDSARKHPIKKGKKMDSRKRKQRQEEPDSDSESESEQSDESEESSPAEKEKEKKKTKTTPKKTQPKKKKVLVEDSPPKEDQYFDGETYEISSDELDEWLGQNVDKSAAEGENQPDLRSTEGRYVSSETIPAVNLGTDAPSSQGNTEQSSVNQPSQSIKKSPLLFYSRKKRQEKKAKTASMLSPSDSNMMVVREQTPSEALAIVPIQVFVPASQTTTETDFEPTPMLQIEGTTETTPETPKQLQETTPTVPPAPTKVHPDAEDAAALLMMARTASYVPKTDPGVPSFSLGLTDSSQEGASTQETEMEKSPEAANLIEQLDSLVQRIASSATKGKNTSPQIQRETGGESSAKFETPRGLYQITDDMKQKCYIWGTRLKEDADGNTNEYEEMCTLIGQGEYILMRMHLASLQAKSDIESQIVSAVCLILNNKNEKRFQEQIYCLPPDIVCMALSDHPNGEFVSPKTKKEFRVEAYPSFIPFIDRKKLTSHPYIFAPVCYAGHWWLWLINTRKRKCQILDPLHKIAPTDERKTINKFTGYVFSRLITYAGGKPLQKGEREKEIKSPYVKISGQKTSYDCAVYVMKWMEIIEPENIKKGKYQWDNWPQEEVDHYRVEYASRILFSEMNTQRDQAIRESSAIRLSKPSSILLSPFCQINSTDIESG; this is encoded by the exons atggcagactcttccacttcctccacttcttccacttctcaaaacgCTTCGAAACCAAGGAAACGCTCCCAATTTCGAGcaaaaatcaaagttcaaaaaATAGAAATCGTTGTTCGAAACCTCCATCAAAACAACATCAAACTCTACgtgaagaatctgaagagaaAACGAAGCAAATACACTCAAC acaaaatggcagcaagaaaccaaacgaaagaccttaagtgtgccacacatctcctgagtgataagttcagaaacatgGCTGAGGAGAAGAAGGCAATTGTCAGGGATCTCGGATTTGGTGGGTTGATGCACGTCCCACCTctaagggtggatcaccaactcttaagggaactggcaaacaacttcaaacttggggagaacaaactgaagacaggatatggttctttccaaataacaccaaagacaataggtgatgcgcttggcatcaatgcaacag gaaatctgtttcctgagaaagttgagtataagCAACTTTATAAGCaactttctgatgatgacaaaataatttatagaagattccagggtaagaccctcaaaagtcttaccgatgaaatgatggaaatcggcgttggcagcgaagaggaacgcctgatgttcaagaggatattcatcctctacatacagatggcgttccttttgccaacgacgataaacaaaatatcgcccgtgcacctcgccccaatttttaagatggacggcataTCGGAGAGAAACTGGGGGGCGCATGTTTTGACCTTCTTGATCAAAGGCATCACAGACTACCAGgataagaagaagaaggcaattgatggctgcctctttgccctcatgataatatactttcatctttctgaaaacaaaggcaagaagagggccgaaagaccaccaaagccttggattgccaactggactaaggagaagttggtggaaagaatgactgcagaaaaagaagaaactttg gggattgtgaagatggcggagacaagagcaagagaaaaaatgaaagaaaaagaaaaaaaagaaaaaacacaagaaatcaaaaaaacaaaaaaaaggaaggcgagtccaacatcgtcttcggagacagaaacagctactgacagtgacactactacctctgagtctgagagtCAACAAGACTCGGAGGATTCAGCAAGAAAACACCccatcaaaaaggggaaaaa aatggactccagaaaaagaaagcagaggcaagaggagccagattctgattcagaatctgaatctgaacaaagtgatga gagtgaagaatcatcacctgcagagaaggagaaggaaaagaaaaaaacaaaaacaacaccaaaaaa aacacaaccaaaaaagaaaaaagttctcgtggaggattcacctcctaAAGAAGACCAATACTTtgacgg tgagacatatgaaatatcaagtgatgAACTGGATGAATGGCTAGGGCAAAACgttgataaatctgctgcagaggg GGAGAACCAacctgacctgcgatcgacagaaggtcgctatgtgtcgtctgaaac aataccggctgtgaacttgggaactgatgctccttcctctcaaggaaacacagaacagagtagtgtaaaccagccgtcacagagcat aaaaaaaagccctttattattttattcaagaaaaaaaaggcaggaaaaaaaagcaaaaactgcaagtat gttgagtccgtctgattcgaatatgatggttgtgagggaacagacaccgtccgaagcgcttgcaat agtcccgattcaggtttttgtgccggcatcccaaacaaccacagagacagattttgaaccaacccctatgctacagattgaagggactacagaaac cactcctgaaacccccaaacaacttcaagagaccacacccacggttcccccagctccaactaaagt tcatccagacgcagaagacgctgctgccctgttgatgatggcacggacagcttCCTATGTTCCGAAAACAGATCCAggggtgccatcattcagccttggattgactgattcaagccaggagggggcgtcaacgcaggagacagaaaTGGAAAAATCTCCAGAAGCTGCGAATTTGATAGAACAATTGGACAGTTTGGTCCAAAGAATAGCAAGCAGCGCGACGAAGGGAAAAAACACaagtccacaaattcagagggagactgggggagaaagttctgcaaagtttgaaactcctcGGGGATTATATCAGATtacggatgatatgaaacaaaagtgctacatctgggggacgagactgaaggaagatgcagatggcaatactaacgagtatgaggagatgtgcactctgattggccaaggagaatacattttgatgagaatgcaccttgcttccctccaggcaaaaagtgatatagaatctcag attgtatctgccgtctgcctcatcctcaacaacaaaaatgaaaagagatttcaagaacaaatatactgtctcccccccgatattgtg TGCATGGCGCTTTCGGATCACCCAAACGGGGAATTCGTATCACCAAAAACGAAAaaggaattcagggtggaagcctacccgagtttcattcccttcatagatagaaaaaaattgacttcgcacccatat atttttgcccCTGTCTGCTACGCCgggcattggtggttatggctgataaatacaagaaagcggaaatgtcaaatacttgacccgctacacaaaatAGCTCCCACTGATGAGAGAAAGAccattaataaattcact GGATAcgtattttcaagattgataacatatgccggCGGGAAACCTCTTCAGAAAGGGGAGAGggagaaggaaattaaatcaccatatgttaaaatatcaggccaaaaaacaag ctatgactgcgctgTGTACGTTATGAAATGGATGGAGATAATTGAGCCAgaaaacatcaaaaaggggaagtatcaatgggataattggccacag gaggaggtggaccactatagagtggaaTACGCATCCCGTatactattcagtgagatgaatacACAGAGAGATCaggcaattagagagagtagtgctataaggctgtcgaagccatcctctaTATTATTAAGTCCATTTTGTCAGATTAATTCTACTGATATAGAAAgtgggtag